The Bubalus kerabau isolate K-KA32 ecotype Philippines breed swamp buffalo chromosome 21, PCC_UOA_SB_1v2, whole genome shotgun sequence DNA segment aaaaatgaaagagagagagagaaggatagCTGGAGGAACCAGTAGGATTCAGGatccctttttgtttttaacatggaAATGACTGGAGACTGTGAAAATGTGGGTGAAACACAGCAGTTCCAGAGAAGGGGTGAAGATATACCCTGACATCTAATCCATAGTATTCACATGAAAAAGTAAGTTTTTGAGAATCCAAACAGTTAACCAAGTTGTTGATGGACTCATTGATATATTTATCGGCCATGCGGGTAGTTGCTAACTAATTTACACAAGTggttctgacccagggatctgtaACAGAATGACACTGGGGATTGTGAAgcccacacatacatacatattggGAAAGTGTTTCTAGTAGCTGCTGACCGACTGATGCCCTACGATTACAGCTAAGACCAGGTTCTACACAAATTTGAAGTTTTTGATCCTCACAAGTTTCTATTTAACATGACAACTTtggtttaaaaaggaaaaaaaaaataataacatcaaAACAAAAACCTTAATTGAGGGAagtgaaaaattcagaaaaaagtcAGTTGATCATTTGATATATTTGTAAACATTAGATTGCAGTTACTTTTCTCTGTAAAAGCAAGCTGATTCATTTTCTGTTGTTCTATTGGATTTAAATGTAGATGTCAGCTGTTCCTCTCTTGAGAGTTttgattttaaaggaagaaagcaTGGGGCAGGGTAAGCATTTAATTTGTAAGAAGCTTTTGCTGATGGAACTCGTGGGCCTTGCTGCGAAGTTAATTAGAAACTTTCTCACTAATGTCAATTATACATATTTCTTGGTTTGCTTTTCTGTCTTGGCCCAGATTGAAAAGGTTGGCAGACTACTTAGTGTTTTCTTACTCTGGCCTCAGAAGGTAAGTTCTTCCTACTCACTGTGGACTGAGCCTAGGCGGGTTTGCATCCTGTGTGTATACCTTATATTTACAAATACACTTGACCCTTGAGAAATGCATGGATTAGTGCTGGGGACCCTTCCCACAATCAAAACTCTGCCTATCTTTACAGTTGGCTCTCCATATCCATGGTTTCTCTGTTTCTGTGGTTCCGCCTCTAATAGTTCAACCAACCTCAGAATGTGttgtactgtagtatttacttttaaataaaatttatgcaTATGTGGTCACATGCAGTTCAAACTCATAttgctcaagggtcaactgtgtatAAAACtgtgtacgtgtgtgctcagttgctcagttgtgtctgactcttttgtgacccccatgaactgtagcctgccatgctcctctgtccatggaatttgcaggcaagaatactggagtgggttgccatttcctattcccgGTATATAAAACTATTCAATGTTAATTTTGCAAGGAATAAATTGGAATGATAATATTATGAGCAAAGCCCGATTCTGTctttcaaaaaaaggaaaaagtagctTTCCTATAagtcttagagaaaaaaaatattttttaaggggCATGTGCTCTAAAATCCAAACTTCTAAGATAATAAGCAATAACACTCTCCTGAAGTTTATTCTTCTTTAAGGAGAGAAAAATGCTATTTCTAAAATGACCACTGTGggtgttatttctatttttcaggtAATAAGTAGATTCTAAGGTTATGCATTTTCAAATCTAAGAAGATTATGTAATAGTAAAAGTTTACTATTTTAGTTAACTATAATATACAATATGAACTGCTTATAACATTCCATTTTTCTAGTGTTGATTATCTTCAACTATTTCAAACTATTTTCTAAATTagattcttatttttctgtttgtttttgtaagtTAGTAGAGTTAATTTTACATAAACAACAAAGAAATTGAAATTGTAGAAATTGGACTTATATCTCTTACTGCATTTGATTATTTCTTATCTTCCTAGTGGGACTGTAAATTTGTAGCAGACAGATATTATGTATTGTACCTGGTTTCCCTCCTTTTACTTGATGGTAAATATACGGAGTTCATTTTCTATCTCTTGGTTACTATACTTAAAAGTCTTTTAGAGATCTttgatcatttttttcctctcgTAGACATTGGGCATTGAatactatttcttttttagaCTTTCTTTTAACTTCCCCAATGCTATATTATCCTTCTATCTCTTTGAAATCTTCTATCTTCTTCTTTGGCTCCCTTTTCTGTTTCCATTCCCTAAATTTCGGTGCTCTAGTTCTCAAACTCATCACACATCTAAGAAGGGTATCTCCTTTGTGTGGTACTTTATTGATGCTGtagtgaaaacaaaatgaagaagacATGACTTTGACTCCTGGAACTTATGACATGGTGAGGAAGTAGTTCATGTCCTTGTACAAAGTCAAATTCAAACAACCTAGTATTGCCCCAAATGGACCCTTTTCTAGCTAAAAGCACTTAATTACTCTTTAGTGAAATGGTTTTGTTTATGCTGTTGGCTTTTTATTTGCCTAGATGGATGCTCAGTCTTGTCTATCTTTTCAAACACTGTCTCTAGAGTTtatttgatctatccatagaaAACAGATAGTCATGAAGGTGGAGAGTCTTCTAACTAGATCCAGGGCACCAGGAGGCATTGATCTGGGGGTAGATGCCCAAGAGAGGGAACAGAGTCTGGAAACCCTGGTGACCAGTCCACTCCTGGTCACTGAATGGATTTAACCAACTTATTTATCTTCTCTGTGCTTATTTTCTTCATCAGAAATAATTCTCAATTCAAATAGTTGTGAGAgtgaaatgagataatatacattctttttccaaCTTGAGTcatatttttgttcagttctgaaaaattctcaaatactattttattttatttgaaatttcttttagAGAAATATTAAGGGtttttgatttaatatttttctaatattcaaaattttttatgattttatttatttttaaatttatttattttaattgaaggccaatttacaatattgtattggttttgccatacatcaacatgaatccaccacaggtgtacacgtgttccccatcctgaacccccctcccacctccctccccataccatccctctgggtcatcccagtgcaccagccccaagcatcctgtatcctgcatcgaacctgaacaggtgattcgtttcttatatgatattatccatgtttcaatgccattctcctaaatcatcccaccctctccctctcccacagagtccaaaagactgttctatacatctgtgtctcttttgctgtctcgcatacagggttatcattaccatctttctaaattccatatatatgcgttagtatactgtattggtccattctgaaggatatcagccctgggatttctttggaaggaatgatgctaaagctgaaactccagtactttggccacctcatgcgaagagttgactcattggaaaagactctgatgctgggagggattggggcaggaggagaaggggatgacagaggatgagatggctggatggcatcactgactcgatggacatgagtctgagtgaactctgggagttggtgatggacagggaggcctggtgtgctgcgattcatggggtcgcagagagtcggatacaactgaacgactgaactgaactgaactgatactgtattggtgtttttctttctggcttacttcactctgtataataggctccagtttcacccacctcattagaactgattcaaatgtattctttttaatggctgagtaatactccactgtgtatatgtaccacagcttttttatcccattcatctgctgatggacatttttaatatcttttcatatatctATGGAAAGATGTCTAtatatcttttcatatatctATATCTTTTCATATATCATATTCTACCAGAATGTGTGGCATTCTGGTAATTTCTTCCTATCAACCTAATTTAGACCCTACTCCTCTCTTTAACTATGTGTGGTCTATCTACAAGCTATCTGTTGTCATTTTTGTTTCAATGACTATATTTTTACTTTCAGGATTTTTAGTTGGTCCTTTCATTATCTCCCACTTCTGTCTTATGGTTCAATTGTTCATTTTATATCTTTAGACATTTTAAACCTCTTTCATTTAAAATCTCTATCAACACAGTTTAGCTGTGAGAGTCAGATCATTTCACAAATATCAGGGgctgcttttttaaaatcttagtcAAAAATTATAGTAGAATTTAAGCTGAGTCTGCTACTGTTACACTGatccttttataaaaccagagtTATAACTTCAGTGGTGAGAAAATGATTCTTTGTAATCTTATGTATTTTTAGgtgaataaataataacaataaaatgctCATGGTTTTTTGTTTAGCTACACCAGTTACAGAGTATCCTTTGCCAtgacaaaataaataattgtcaATACTTTCTTGTAAGGGATTGCCAGGCCTTTATAAGTATTTATTACTTGGGGATTCAAGTaccttagcatattcaaaagcagagacattactttgccaacaaaggttcgtctagtcaaggctatggtttttcctgtggtcatgtatggatgtgagagttgtactgtgaagaaggctgagtgccgaagaattgatgcttttgaactgtggtgttggagaagactcttgagagtcccttggactgcaaggagatccaaccggtccattctgaaggagatcagccctgggatttctttggaaggactgatgctgaagctgaaactccagtatttggccacctgatgcgaagagttgactcattggaaaagactctgatgctgggagggactgggggcaagaggagaaggggacgacagaggatgagatggctggatggcatcactgactcaatggaccatgagtctgagtaaactccaggagttggtgatggacagggaggcctggcgtgttgcaattcatggggtcgcagagagtcagacacaactgagcaactgatctgatctgatctgatctgactctaTTTTACAATCAAATTAAGTGACTCCTACCACAAACTGATGGGAAGATAAATCTTAACATTTTATGTgatctaaggcaatggcaccccactccagtactcttgcctggaaaatcccatggatggaggagcctggaaggctgcagtccatggggtcactgagggtcagacacgactgagtgacttcattttcactttcatgcattggagaaggaaatggcaacccactccagtgttcttgcctggagaatcccagagatgggggagcctggtgggctgccatctatgggattgcacagagttgggcacaactgaagcgacttagcagcagcagtcctaaaATAGTCTTGCTAACAAGTAACACATATTACCAGCTCctgagtggtgtgtgtgtattagtttaTAACTTTTTCCAGGAATTAAGAAAGTGTTGAAATCAGTTTAGTCACTTCTACTACTTACCTGGTGGAAATCATTACCTTTGAAAGGCAATATTACACCAAAGAAGGCTCAAGCATAATTTATTATTCTCCCATCATCTtgtaacaaaaataaagacaggaaaactatcattatcttcatttttctagGTAGTAATTTATAATTGTATgtgttgaaagaataaattttcCTTTATCCAATATAACCAATTATCTGTGATTAatagaattttaatatatatcatgCTATCTATGGATAAATGAtttgtgaaaatataaaataaaatgcagaaaatagTAAAATGGCCTTTAAcatgatttcttctttctctggatATTTAGAAGGTATTTTTTGGTAATCCAAGATGTCATTGGCAtcctcaagaaaaataatttttactgaatATGTGTTGTAGAAGCAAGGTGGATAGATTTTTGATGGTTAGGCTAACAGATAGCCCTACTTTAATTTTGTCACaataatttcttatatttcattatttcttcatCTCTGCAGAAAGCTCACAATTGCTGTAAAGAAATTTCCAGGGAAGAATGTTCCTTCCAGGAAGTCAGTATTTTCATGGGGAAGAAAGTAGCCACACTGCACAGTGTTGCTGGTAGGTTGGAGTGCAGACCACTCTCTGTGCAGACTCCACTCCAGGGATGTGCTTGATGGAGTTTTTCATACATAGGATGGGTCCAGTTAAATGATACACTCATAAAAATCTTAAATGGAAGCAAATTCTAGCCAATGCAGTACTGGTAAATGTCTAAAGACCACCAGAAGGGGGAAAAACAAGGTTCTGATTGGTAGGTTTGATGActgtttatgtgtgtgcatgctcagttgtgtttgactgtttgtgaccttatggactgtagccctcccggctccgctgtccatggaattttccaggcaagaatactaaagtggatcctactcaaggggatcttctcaacccagggattgaacctgcatctcctggactGGTAGGTGGATTCATAACCATCTGGGAACTGTGGTGGAAATTCTCTCACAACAGCTAGTTTCAGCCACCAATGCTTTAACAATCAGTtttcaaaattcctgaaaatttagtATTTGACTCTAGCAAGTCAGTACAAGCCAGCTCCAACACTCCCCTGAAATTATTCCCTGTGTAAGTGtagtacagaaaaaaaataaaacaacttgatTTGGAATGATTCCTTCAATTAACAGGAAATCACTTGAAAATAAAGACTAAATTTTGTACCCAGAAAGCTATATCCTCACAAAAGgacaaagatgaaagaaaaaaaagaaatcagcaaCAAGGATATGGGTCTTCCTTGGTTCATAGTGGCTTATGTGGtttgttttattgcttttattggaCTTTATTTTGAGAGAGTATGAGTGTTTGTTTGTTGtgaatcagtctttttttttttttaatacctaaaaGAAAATTCTGTCTGCTTCAACAGGGGTAAATCAACAGAAGTCAAGAGAATCACTATCATTCCTTTCTATCTCCTTAACTCTAATGGCTCGGAGACTGACAAAAAGATGTTTCTGCCAATAATTAATTGacctaaaaatataaagaagtttaaaaaaattatatgacaCTGTTTGAATTATgacaattaaatttatttttgttagcaACATGTTCTGTGCTGGCCGGGTGCCAGAGGAGGATCTGAAGAGGACAGTGATGGCTTGTGCAGGCTCCATCCAGACCAGTGTGAACACGCTGTCATCAGATGTTCTGGGCCGCTGCCAGGTCTTTGAAGAGACTCAGATCAGAGGCGAAAGGTACAATTTCTTCACTGGCTGCTCCAAGGCCAAGACATGCACTATCATCCTCCATGGTGGTGCAGAGCAATTTATGGAGGAGACAGAGCAGTCCCTGCACGACGCCATCATGATTGTCAGGAGGGCCATCAAGAATGATTCAGTGGTGGCTGGTGGTAGCGCCATCGAGACGGAGCTCTCCAAGTACCTGCGAGATTACTCAAGAACCATTCCAGGAAAACAGCAGCTCCTGATTGGGGCCTATGCCAAGGCCTTGGAAATTGTTCCACGCCAGCTCTGTGACAATGCTGGCTTTGATGCCACAAACATCCTCAACAAGCTCCGGGCTTGGCACGCCCAGGGCGGCATGTGGTATGGGGTGGACAGCAACACTGAGGACATTGCTGACAACTTTGAGGCCTCTGTGTGGCAGCCAGCAATGGTGCGGATCAACGCCCCGACTGCCGCCTCCGAGGCCGCGTACCTCATTGTGTCTGTCGATGAGACCATCAAAAACCCTCGCTCAACAGTGTATGCCTCCCCAGCCGCTGGCCGGGGCCGAGGTTGCAGCCGCCTTCACTGAGAGGTTCCCAGCCCTCACACGAGCGCCCGGCAGGCTATGCTTACTCTGTCTTGGTCAGATATTAAAAGGAAGGGGTGGTATTTGGCCCACTCTGTTCTCACTGGAggttatttaaataaaacttaaaaaacctaaaaaataaataaataaataaataaaataaatttatttttaaaaaatatcagagaATGTAAGAAATCCACTTCCTATTTGTATGGCATTCTATCTCTCGTTTAAATTCTTGCAAGTTCAATTACAGAATAGTTCTAATAGTTCTATAATTTTACCAATATTTCTATTGTTAGGAACACTATTTTAGTAGCATTCATTAAAGTGTCAAGACAATGATTTACTTATAATTTTACCATTGTAGTGACATAGTACATATTTCTTTCTTGATGttctaaatacatatttttatattgctaAATATCATTAGTGTTAGATCACtgaactttttttcttattgttagttTTCATAATATTATCAAGGCTCACAGCTATAAATGACATTGAGCCAATATGTATTATTTGGTCACTTATGATTTAGTTTTACTATTATAGATATACTGTAATGAATATTTTCCCAGATGGTATagatttttaagtaatttattttaatttaccaaATGGGATTATTTAGACTAGAGcttgaattccttattgccaaattcagacttaaattgaagaaagtagggaaaaccactagaccattcaggtatgacctaaatcaaatcccttatgattatacagtggaagtgagaaatagatttaagggcccagatctgatagatagagtgcctgatgaactatggactgaggttcatgacattgtacaggagacagggatcaagaccatccccatggaaaagaaatgcaaaaaagcaaaatggctgtctggggaggccttacaaatagctgtgaaaagaagagaagcaaaaagcaaaggagaaaaggaaagatataagcatctgaatgcagagttccaaagaatagcaagaagagataagaaagccttcttcagcaatcaatgcaaagaaatagaggaaaacaacagaatggga contains these protein-coding regions:
- the LOC129636112 gene encoding T-complex protein 1 subunit eta-like; the encoded protein is MFCAGRVPEEDLKRTVMACAGSIQTSVNTLSSDVLGRCQVFEETQIRGERYNFFTGCSKAKTCTIILHGGAEQFMEETEQSLHDAIMIVRRAIKNDSVVAGGSAIETELSKYLRDYSRTIPGKQQLLIGAYAKALEIVPRQLCDNAGFDATNILNKLRAWHAQGGMWYGVDSNTEDIADNFEASVWQPAMVRINAPTAASEAAYLIVSVDETIKNPRSTVYASPAAGRGRGCSRLH